In one Brienomyrus brachyistius isolate T26 chromosome 12, BBRACH_0.4, whole genome shotgun sequence genomic region, the following are encoded:
- the polr1a gene encoding DNA-directed RNA polymerase I subunit RPA1: protein MLVGKDVPWRRLEGVSFGMYSSEEIRKLSVKAITNPRFLDNVGNPASNGLYDLSLGPSDTKEVCTTCMQGFNNCPGHLGHIELPLPVYNPLLFDKLYLLIRGSCMRCQMLSCPRSAIHLLLQQLRVLEVGALEAVYELEAELNRYLEGNVKATGVEIQEVLEDYTVAFLRKWKDRESAVPVKRVCQCKNQLVQTFWRENMMPRKCPNCKAGRPQVRKEHNSKLIVTLPASKIKETEEKGNVVDGSQLGKRGYLTPSTAKEHVAGLWKNEGFFLKHLFSGLDVSEGSNADISQEIFFLELMVVPPSRYRPVNCLGDQMFTNGQTVNMQAVMKDSVVIQKLLALMANDKARQLESEEAEVNKSDQSFLAGVPGVTLTDKLYNMWIRLQSHVNIVFDSDMDKLITEKFPGIRQILEKKDGLFRKHMMGKRVDYAARSVICPDMYIGTNEIGIPMVFATKLTYPQPVTPWNVKELRQAVMNGPNVHPGASTVINEDGTRTMLSPTNRTQREAIAKQLLTPAPGPHRMPMKIVNRHIKNGDVLLLNRQPTLHRPSIQAHCARILPAEKVLRLHYANCKAYNADFDGDEMNAHFPQSELGRAEAYTLVSTTQQYLVPKDGKPLAGLIQDHMVSGTSMTIRGCFFTREQYMELVYRGLTDRRGRVKLQPPAVLKPYPLWTGKQVVSTLLLNVIPENEIPLNLTGKSKIPSKAWVKDSLRAVPGYNPEDMCESQVVIRQGELLVGVLDKAHYGSSAYGLVHCCHELYGGHTSGHLLSCLARLFTAYLQLYRGFTLGVEDILVKPGANKKRKKIINESVKCGIKALQAAFGLSASAEVSEARSRWQDAHLSTDQRDQHMVDLKFKEEVNLVNNNINKVCMPLGLHRRFPDNNLQLMVQSGAKGSTVNTMQISCLLGQIELEGRRPPLMPSGKSLPCFQAYDASPRSGGFVSGRFLTGISPPEFFFHCMAGREGLVDTAVKTSRSGYLQRCVIKHLEGLVVQYDLTVRDSDGSVVQFLYGEDGLDIPKTQFLQRRQLPFVRDNCEVIRKSKCLDEVLSKMDPQVVESHFRAIERWKAKQQMASARQGAFLLFSQKKLAKLKSQNPPGGLQDGRDGCSLQLMERWQSLDDTSRRKYTKKAQRCPEPCLSIFRPDICFGSVSETFHDVVEEYLDECQARMGTATHIENTDMDRLRSLLQLKWQRALCDPGEAVGLLAAQSIGEPSTQMTLNTFHFAGRGEMNVTLGIPRLREILLIASSNIKTPMMSIPVMNSRRALKKAKNLKKKLTRVCLAEVLHKVEVEETIRVEGKLKKNNVFKITFHFLPPECYKQEKQLTPQQILQYMETRFLQLLLLAIKKRSSKLASINRVDARKATQKDADQEAEEGGGTQDGGDTEMEDIGNAADAEADEGDADATDAKRREKQSEEVDYESEGEENDGDLFEEKEESTPNAEENDDDEQLPGSPAATPNPTQPEDQNQLRVNRVLDLSTAIESYRYDSQSDLWCEVTLALPLSNVRLDLTSLVASHAQSAIVHEIKGISRCLLSEVTSQHGEKQQLLNTEGINLQEVIKYGDILDLNRLYSNEIHAMANTYGIEVAVRVIEKEIKDVFAVYGIEVDPRHLSLVADYMCFEGEYKPLNRFAIESSSSPLQQMTFETSYKFLKQATMMGSQDKLCSPSACLVVGKVVKGGTGLFDLKQPLQ, encoded by the exons GAAGTTGAGTGTGAAGGCGATAACTAACCCGAGATTTCTGGACAATGTTGGAAACCCTGCGTCTAATGGCCTGTACGACCTCTCGCTTGGGCCGTCCGACACCAAAGAAGTTTGCACCACCTGCATGCAGGGCTTTAACAACTGCCCCGGACACCTCGGACACATAGAACTGCCGCTCCCTGTCTACAACCCGCTCCTCTTTGAT AAACTCTACCTGCTGATTCGTGGCTCCTGCATGAGATGCCAGATGCTGAGCTGCCCCCGTTCTGCCATCCACCTCTTACTCCAGCAGCTGCGGGTGCTGGAGGTGGGGGCCCTCGAAGCCGTTTATGAGCTAGAGGCAGAGCTCAATCGG TACTTGGAGGGGAATGTGAAGGCCACGGGTGTAGAGATCCAGGAGGTGCTGGAGGACTATACTGTCGCCTTTCTCAGGAAATGGAAGGACAGAGAGTCCGCTGTCCCG GTCAAGCGTGTCTGTCAGTGTAAAAATCAGCTCGTTCAAACGTTTTGGAGGGAAAATATGATGCCTAGGAAGTGTCCAAACTGCAA GGCTGGCCGACCGCAAGTACGCAAGGAACACAACAGCAAGCTAATTGTTACTCTGCCCGCATCAAAGATCAAGGAAACTGAGGAGAAAGGAAACG TCGTCGATGGATCTCAGCTTGGGAAGAGAGGCTACCTGACGCCGAGCACGGCCAAGGAGCACGTGGCCGGTCTCTGGAAGAATGAAG GCTTCTTCCTGAAGCACCTCTTCTCAGGACTGGACGTCTCTGAGGGCTCCAATGCAGACATCAGCCAGGAGATCTTCTTTCTGGAGCTGATGGTGGTGCCCCCGTCGAG ATATCGGCCAGTCAATTGCCTGGGGGACCAGATGTTCACCAATGGACAAACAGTCAATATGCAGGCTGTGATGAAGGACAGCGTGGTCATCCAGAAGCTGCTGGCTCTTATGGCCAATGATAAGGCCCGACAACTGGAG TCTGAAGAAGCAGAAGTGAATAAGTCTGATCAGAGCTTCCTGGCGGGTGTTCCGGGGGTGACCCTCACCGATAAGCTGTACAACATGTGGATCCGCTTACAGAGTCACGTCAACATTGTGTTCGACAGTGACATGGACAAGCTGATAACTGAGAAATTTCCTGGAATCCGTCAG ATCTTGGAGAAAAAGGACGGTCTTTTCCGGAAGCACATGATGGGCAAGCGTGTGGATTATGCTGCCCGCTCTGTCATTTGCCCTGACATGTACATTGGCACCAATGAGATCGGAATACCCATG GTCTTTGCCACCAAGCTGACCTACCCCCAGCCAGTGACACCGTGGAACGTGAAGGAGTTGCGGCAGGCAGTGATGAACGGGCCCAACGTGCACCCGGGCGCCTCCACCGTCATCAATGAGGACGGCACACGCACCATGCTGAGCCCCACCAACCGCACACAGCGGGAGGCCATCGCCAAGCAGCTGCTCACGCCCGCGCCTGGCCCGCACCGCATGCCCATGAAGATT GTGAACCGGCACATCAAGAACGGTGACGTGCTGCTTCTGAACCGGCAGCCCACGCTGCACCGGCCGTCCATCCAAGCCCACTGTgcccgaatcctgcctgccgAGAAGGTGCTGCGGCTGCACTATGCCAACTGCAAGGCCTACAACGCCGACTTTGACGGCGATGAGATGAACGCCCACTTCCCCCAAAGTGAGCTCGGCCGGGCGGAGGCCTACACCCTGGTCAGCACCACTCAGCAGTACCTGGTACCAAAG GATGGGAAGCCTCTGGCCGGGCTAATTCAGGACCACATGGTATCCGGTACCAGCATGACTATCCGAGGCTGCTTCTTCACCCGAGAGCAGTACATGGAGCTGGTGTACCGGGGTCTgacggacaggaggggcagagtGAAGCTCCAGCCGCCGGCTGTGCTGAAACCCTACCCTCTCTGGACAGGAAAACAG GTGGTTTCCACCCTGCTGTTAAATGTAATTCCAGAAAATGAAATCCCCCTAAACCTGACAGGGAAGTCGAAAATACCCAGCAAGGCGTGGGTGAAGGACTCGCTGAGAGCCGTTCCCGGATACAACCCTGAGGACATGTGTGAGTCGCAG GTCGTTATCCGGCAGGGCGAGCTTCTGGTGGGGGTGCTAGACAAGGCCCACTACGGCAGCTCTGCCTATGGTCTGGTGCACTGCTGCCATGAGCTGTATGGAGGCCACACCAGCGGACACCTCCTCAGCTGCTTGGCCCGGCTCTTCACAGCGTACCTGCAACTGTACCGCGGCTTCACCTTGG GTGTGGAAGACATTTTAGTTAAACCTGGAGCTAATAAGAAGAGAAAGAAGATCATTAATGAGTCAGTCAAGTGTGGAATTAAG GCTCTGCAAGCCGCCTTCGGTCTCTCTGCGTCAGCTGAGGTCAGTGAGGCCAGAAGCCGCTGGCAGGACGCCCACCTCAGCACCGACCAGAGGGACCAGCACATGGTCGACCTTAAGTTTAAGGAGGAGGTTAACCTCGTCAACAACAACATCAATAAG GTCTGCATGCCTCTAGGGCTCCATCGCCGCTTCCCAGACAACAACCTTCAGCTTATGGTGCAGTCTGGAGCAAAGGGTTCCACTGTAAACACTATGCAG ATTTCCTGCCTGCTGGGGCAGATTGAGCTGGAAGGAAGACGCCCTCCTTTGATGCCCTCTGGGAAATCCCTGCCATGCTTCCAGGCCTATGACGCGTCGCCTCGCTCGGGGGGCTTTGTTTCCGGCAGGTTTCTCACCGGCATCAGCCCTCCG GAATTTTTCTTCCATTGCATGGCCGGTCGCGAAGGGCTTGTAGACACGGCTGTGAAGACGAGTCGCTCGGGATATCTTCAGAG ATGTGTCATTAAGCACCTGGAGGGCCTGGTGGTGCAGTACGACTTGACGGTGCGGGATAGTGATGGCAGTGTGGTGCAGTTCCTCTATGGGGAGGATGGCCTGGACATCCCCAAGACCCAGTTCCTGCAGCGTCGTCAACTGCCCTTCGTCAGGGACAACTGTGAG GTCATCAGGAAGTCTAAGTGCTTGGATGAAGTGCTATCCAAGATGGATCCTCAGGTGGTAGAAAGCCATTTCAGAGCCATCGAGAGATGGAAGGCTAAACAGCAAATGGCCTCGGCCCGACAAGGGGCCTTCCTGCTCTTCTCACAGAAGAAACTGGCTAAGCTGAAGTCCCAGAACCCGCCCGGAGGTCTACAAGACGGGCGAGATGGCTGCAGTCTCCAG CTGATGGAGAGATGGCAGTCGCTGGATGACACTAGCCGACGGAAGTATACAAAGAAGGCCCAGCGCTGCCCCGAGCCGTGCCTGTCCATCTTCCGGCCTGACATATGCTTCGGATCCGTCTCCGAGACCTTCCATGATGTCGTAGAGGAGTACCTTGATGAATGTCAAGCTCGAATGGGCACAGCGACACACATTGAGAACACAGATATGGACAG GCTGAGATCCCTGCTCCAGCTGAAGTGGCAGAGGGCCCTGTGTGACCCCGGTGAGGCTGTCGGCCTCCTTGCCGCCCAGAGCATCGGGGAGCCCTCCACGCAGATGACCCTCAACACCTTCCACTTTGCTGGAAGGGGAGAGATGAACGTCACGCTGGGGATCCCCAG GCTGAGGGAAATCCTCTTGATCGCAAGCTCAAACATCAAGACTCCCATGATGAGCATCCCCGTGATGAACTCCAGAAGAGCGTTGAAAAAGGCGAAAAATCTGAAGAAGAAGCTGACCCGAGTGTGTTTGGCAGAG GTCCTGCACAAGGTGGAAGTGGAGGAGACAATCCGGGTGGAGGGTAAGCTAAAGAAGAACAATGTCTTCAAAATCACTTTCCACTTCCTACCTCCTGAGTGCTACAAACAGGAAAAGCAGCTCACGCCCCAGCAAATTCTACAATATATGGAAACAAG ATTTCTGCAACTCCTGCTTCTGGCCATAAAAAAACGCAGCTCCAAGCTGGCATCTATAAACCGCGTGGATGCACGTAAAGCCACCCAGAAGGACGCTGACCAGGAAGCTGAGGAGGGCGGTGGGACTCAG GATGGCGGAGACACTGAGATGGAAGACATCGGTAATGCAGCGGATGCAGAGGCTGATGAGGGGGATGCTGACGCTACGGATGCCAAGAGGAGAGAAAAACAATCAGAGGAG GTGGATTATGAAAGTGAGGGGGAGGAAAATGATGGAGACTTGTTTGAGGAAAAAGAGGAATCAACCCCCAATGCAGAAgagaatgatgatgatgagcagCTCCCGGGGAGTCCAGCTGCCACTCCAAACCCGACCCAGCCGGAGGACCAGAACCAGCTCCGGGTGAACAGGGTGCTGGATCTTAGCACTGCCATTGAAAGTTACAGATATGACAGTCAAAGTGACCTCTGGTGTGAG GTCACGCTGGCCTTACCTCTCAGCAATGTACGCCTCGACTTGACTTCGCTGGTGGCATCTCATGCCCAGAGTGCCATCGTGCATGAGATCAAAGGTATTTCCCGCTGCCTGCTCAGCGAGGTCACCAGTCAGCATGGCGAGAAACAACAGTTGCTTAACACAGAAGGCATCAacctgcaggaggtcatcaagTATGGTGAC ATTCTTGACTTGAACCGGCTGTATTCCAATGAGATCCATGCCATGGCAAACACATATGGCATTGAAGTGGCAGTCAGGGTCATTGAGAAGGAAATCAAGGATGTCTTTGCTGTCTACG GCATTGAAGTTGACCCCCGCCACCTGTCCCTGGTGGCTGATTACATGTGCTTTGAAGGCGAGTACAAGCCACTAAACCGCTTCGCCATTGAGTCCAGCTCCTCTCCACTGCAGCAGATGACCTTCGAGACCAGCTACAAGTTCCTGAAGCAGGCCACCATGATGG GATCCCAAGACAAGTTATGCTCTCCTTCTGCCTGTCTAGTGGTCGGTAAGGTCGTCAAAGGTGGAACAGGACTTTTTGATCTGAAGCAACCTCTGCAATAG